A single genomic interval of Nonomuraea rubra harbors:
- a CDS encoding PepSY domain-containing protein, with translation MRITKKLLVAGIVSLAATGGAVYATAAYAAESAGTAAPAVAPKVTAEQAIGIALKEVPGSWVSELDFDSRGQQADVWELELTKGTERHEVDVDAASGKVTKQQADQDDDDRDDDGDDGDDD, from the coding sequence ATGCGAATCACGAAGAAGCTCCTCGTTGCCGGAATCGTCTCCCTCGCCGCCACCGGCGGCGCCGTCTACGCCACCGCCGCCTACGCCGCGGAGTCCGCCGGGACCGCCGCTCCGGCCGTCGCCCCCAAGGTCACGGCCGAGCAGGCCATCGGCATCGCCCTGAAGGAGGTGCCGGGCTCCTGGGTCAGCGAGCTGGACTTCGACAGCCGGGGCCAGCAGGCCGACGTCTGGGAGCTGGAGCTGACCAAGGGCACCGAGCGGCACGAGGTGGACGTGGACGCCGCCTCGGGCAAGGTCACCAAGCAGCAGGCCGACCAGGACGACGACGACCGGGACGACGACGGTGACGACGGCGACGACGACTGA
- a CDS encoding DUF2277 domain-containing protein, whose protein sequence is MCRSIKTLRPPYTESVTEEDVRAAALQYVRKISGFRAPAAHNAEAFDRAVETITRASEELLGALQVRGSR, encoded by the coding sequence ATGTGTAGAAGCATCAAGACCCTCCGCCCGCCGTACACCGAGAGCGTGACCGAGGAGGACGTGCGGGCCGCGGCGCTGCAGTACGTCAGGAAGATCTCCGGCTTCCGCGCGCCCGCGGCGCACAACGCGGAGGCGTTCGACCGGGCCGTCGAGACGATCACCAGGGCCTCCGAGGAGCTGCTGGGGGCGCTCCAAGTTCGCGGGAGTCGTTGA
- a CDS encoding sensor histidine kinase, with amino-acid sequence MRRWLALLVAATTSLVLIALLVPMALLIRAVAENGAMSRATAAAESVAVAVGTPDLGLAVEQVSRPVTVFLPDGRTVGDRAARSDAVRLAATGRSVTAEADGGREVLVSAQSPGGTAVIRVFVPDAELMRGVREAWLALALLGIGLVALGIVLADRLALAVTRPVDGLARVSHRLAGGDLTARAEPGGPPEVRSVALALNHLAGRIDELLAAERESVADLSHRLRTPLTGLRLDAESLRDPEEAARVQARVDALERAVSAVITEARRRSAGRGSCDAAAVVRERVRFWSVLAEDQGREVSISVPDGPLPVAVGVEELAACVDALLGNVFAHTPEGASMSVRLQPRPQGALLVVEDAGPGFDAAALERGASGGGSTGLGLDIARRTAESSGGGLAVSRSAEGGARVDVTFSSP; translated from the coding sequence GTGAGGCGGTGGCTGGCGCTGCTCGTCGCGGCCACGACGTCGCTGGTGCTGATCGCGCTGCTGGTGCCGATGGCGCTGCTGATCCGGGCGGTGGCCGAGAACGGGGCGATGAGCCGGGCCACGGCCGCCGCGGAGTCCGTGGCGGTCGCGGTGGGCACGCCCGACCTGGGGCTGGCGGTGGAGCAGGTGTCGCGGCCCGTGACGGTGTTCCTGCCGGACGGGCGGACGGTCGGGGACCGGGCCGCCCGGTCCGACGCCGTACGCCTGGCCGCCACCGGGCGCAGCGTCACCGCCGAGGCCGACGGGGGCAGGGAGGTGCTGGTCTCGGCGCAGTCGCCCGGAGGGACGGCCGTGATCAGGGTGTTCGTGCCGGACGCCGAGCTCATGCGGGGTGTCAGGGAGGCGTGGCTGGCGCTGGCCTTGCTAGGGATCGGGCTGGTGGCACTGGGCATCGTGCTGGCGGACCGGCTGGCGCTGGCGGTGACGCGGCCGGTGGACGGGCTGGCGCGGGTCTCGCACCGGCTGGCCGGAGGCGACCTGACGGCCAGGGCCGAGCCCGGCGGGCCGCCCGAGGTGCGTTCTGTGGCGCTGGCGCTCAACCACCTGGCCGGGCGGATCGACGAGCTGCTGGCGGCAGAGCGGGAGTCCGTGGCCGACCTCTCTCACCGCCTGCGCACGCCGCTGACGGGCCTGCGGCTGGACGCCGAGTCGCTGCGCGACCCTGAGGAGGCGGCGCGCGTGCAGGCCAGGGTGGACGCGCTGGAGCGGGCCGTGAGCGCGGTGATCACGGAGGCGCGGCGGCGCTCGGCCGGGCGCGGCTCGTGCGACGCGGCGGCGGTGGTGCGCGAGCGCGTGCGGTTCTGGTCGGTGCTGGCCGAGGACCAGGGGCGGGAGGTGTCGATCTCCGTGCCCGACGGGCCGCTGCCGGTAGCGGTGGGGGTCGAGGAACTGGCGGCGTGCGTGGACGCGCTGCTCGGCAACGTCTTCGCGCACACCCCCGAAGGGGCCTCCATGTCCGTACGGCTCCAGCCTCGCCCCCAGGGCGCCCTGCTGGTCGTGGAGGACGCCGGGCCCGGGTTCGACGCCGCGGCGCTGGAGCGGGGGGCCAGCGGGGGCGGCTCGACGGGGCTGGGGCTCGACATCGCGCGGCGTACCGCCGAGTCGTCGGGTGGCGGGCTGGCCGTCTCCAGGTCGGCGGAGGGCGGGGCCCGGGTGGACGTCACCTTCTCGTCGCCTTAA
- a CDS encoding Hsp70 family protein yields MRDTIDFGIDLGTTNSAIAVAEHDGVSVIKNNDGWDVTPSAVWLPKPDLVHVGRRAKERVETDPENAASEFKLEMGLADARTSFARAGVELSPQQLSAEVLKSLRADAAHHTGTPPDAAVITVPAAFTLNQNKATTDAAVLAGFTTACPLVQEPTAAAFAYGFNDAEDRAYWMVFDFGGGTFDAAVVSKHDGDLRVLNHAGDPYLGGKLIDWALVERVLVPAVSRELGLSDFRRDNPRWRFNFAKLKAAAEEAKIQLSRSERADVTVDLLGEDGGTETFEYLLTRGELDSTAEPFYARAINLCRRALQEASLGPADIDRLLLVGGVTLSPGLRERLSDPRHGLGIELDLSLDPTTVVARGAAIFAGTLRRPQPVRRAEGEFGVELAYEPIVTTTTPTVAGRVSGPATEWTGYSVILSNPAGRPPFTTGRIPLNASGSFATEVDLDRGQTSRFTVELIDDQGAPRPLTPSTLSIKHGEVEFGGVRLAHSLGIQLADRAFAPMLRKGVTLPTSVREVFHTAAALRRSDAEAAIRIPVLQGERSRGDRNREVGMLEIRPVDVTIDLPAGTEVEVTFEVDESSLVTVVADVPLVQTQFEAEINLSDVLTPDPEKLQTLLAETEQRLDSLRASAQGSSDASRRLAKIESEGTVTTAREQVQAARVDGGAAATAEERLRELGAELDDVEDAVKLPALVEELEGLLAETERLVNAVGDTADRQELAGLRQRSREAIQAQDSAAVRAQIDRAYLLLMELERRGPDWPVKLFQALRDALEPAGQAGALIREGMQAIADGDQRALEGVNQRLIRMLPKNEQDKIIGLVRR; encoded by the coding sequence ATGCGTGACACCATCGATTTCGGCATCGACCTCGGCACGACGAACAGCGCGATCGCGGTGGCCGAGCACGACGGCGTCTCAGTGATCAAGAACAACGACGGCTGGGACGTCACGCCGTCCGCTGTGTGGCTGCCGAAGCCGGACCTCGTGCACGTCGGCCGGCGGGCCAAGGAGCGGGTCGAGACCGACCCGGAGAACGCCGCGTCGGAGTTCAAGCTGGAGATGGGGCTGGCCGACGCGCGCACGAGCTTCGCCAGGGCCGGGGTGGAGCTGTCGCCGCAGCAACTGTCGGCCGAGGTGCTCAAGTCGCTGCGGGCGGACGCCGCACACCACACCGGCACGCCGCCGGACGCCGCCGTGATCACCGTGCCGGCCGCGTTCACGCTGAACCAGAACAAGGCCACCACCGACGCCGCCGTGCTCGCCGGGTTCACCACTGCATGCCCGCTCGTGCAGGAGCCGACGGCGGCGGCGTTCGCGTACGGGTTCAACGACGCCGAGGATCGGGCGTACTGGATGGTGTTCGACTTCGGCGGCGGCACCTTCGACGCGGCCGTGGTCAGCAAGCACGACGGAGACCTGCGGGTGCTCAACCACGCGGGCGATCCGTACCTGGGCGGCAAGCTGATCGACTGGGCGCTGGTCGAGCGCGTTCTCGTGCCCGCCGTCAGCCGCGAGCTGGGGCTGAGCGACTTCCGCAGGGACAACCCGCGCTGGCGGTTCAACTTCGCCAAGCTGAAGGCCGCCGCCGAGGAGGCGAAGATCCAGCTCTCCCGGTCCGAGCGCGCCGACGTCACCGTGGATCTCCTGGGAGAGGACGGCGGCACCGAGACCTTCGAGTACCTGCTGACCCGCGGCGAGCTCGACTCGACCGCCGAGCCGTTCTACGCCCGCGCGATCAACCTGTGCCGGCGCGCACTTCAGGAGGCCTCGCTGGGCCCCGCCGACATCGACCGGCTGCTGCTGGTCGGCGGCGTCACGCTGTCGCCCGGGCTCAGGGAGCGGCTGTCCGACCCGCGCCACGGCCTGGGCATCGAGCTGGACCTCAGCCTCGACCCCACCACCGTCGTCGCGCGCGGGGCCGCCATCTTCGCCGGCACCCTGCGCCGGCCGCAGCCGGTCAGGAGGGCGGAGGGGGAGTTCGGGGTCGAGCTGGCCTACGAGCCCATCGTCACGACGACCACGCCCACCGTCGCGGGGCGGGTCAGCGGCCCGGCCACCGAATGGACCGGCTACTCGGTGATCCTGAGCAACCCGGCCGGCCGGCCGCCGTTCACCACCGGCCGGATCCCGTTGAACGCCTCCGGCTCCTTCGCCACCGAGGTGGACCTCGACAGGGGGCAGACCTCGCGGTTCACCGTCGAGCTGATCGACGACCAGGGCGCGCCCAGGCCGCTGACGCCCTCCACCCTGTCGATCAAGCACGGCGAGGTCGAGTTCGGCGGGGTGCGGCTGGCGCACTCGCTCGGGATCCAGCTCGCCGACCGGGCGTTCGCCCCGATGCTGCGCAAGGGGGTTACGCTGCCGACCTCCGTACGCGAGGTGTTCCACACCGCAGCCGCCCTGCGCCGCTCCGACGCCGAGGCCGCGATCCGCATCCCCGTCCTGCAGGGCGAGCGGAGCCGCGGCGACCGCAACCGGGAGGTCGGCATGCTGGAGATCAGGCCCGTCGACGTGACCATCGACCTGCCCGCGGGCACCGAGGTCGAGGTCACCTTCGAGGTGGACGAGTCCAGCCTGGTCACGGTGGTGGCGGACGTGCCGCTGGTGCAGACGCAGTTCGAGGCCGAGATCAACCTGAGCGACGTGCTCACGCCGGACCCGGAGAAGCTGCAGACGCTGCTGGCCGAGACCGAGCAGCGGCTGGACTCCCTGCGGGCGTCGGCCCAGGGCTCGTCCGACGCCTCCCGCCGCCTGGCCAAGATCGAGTCCGAGGGTACGGTCACCACCGCCCGCGAGCAGGTGCAGGCCGCCAGGGTGGACGGGGGCGCGGCGGCCACGGCCGAGGAGCGGCTGCGCGAGCTCGGGGCAGAGCTGGACGACGTCGAGGACGCCGTGAAACTGCCCGCCCTGGTGGAGGAGCTGGAAGGGCTGCTGGCCGAGACGGAGCGGCTGGTGAACGCGGTGGGCGACACGGCGGACCGGCAGGAGCTGGCCGGGCTGCGGCAGCGCTCGCGCGAGGCCATCCAGGCGCAGGACTCGGCGGCGGTGCGGGCTCAGATCGACCGGGCCTACCTGCTGCTGATGGAGCTGGAGCGGCGCGGCCCCGACTGGCCTGTCAAGCTGTTCCAGGCGCTGCGGGACGCGCTGGAGCCGGCGGGGCAGGCAGGCGCGCTCATCCGGGAGGGCATGCAGGCCATCGCCGATGGTGACCAGCGCGCGCTCGAGGGGGTCAACCAGCGGTTGATCCGGATGCTGCCCAAGAACGAGCAGGACAAGATCATCGGGCTGGTCAGGCGATGA
- a CDS encoding response regulator transcription factor encodes MADILLIEDDVAIRTALSRGLRDLGHAVSSSPTALEGLRLAVQDRPDLIVLDLGLPDLDGVELLRMLRAVSRVPVIVATARDGDAEMVPVLDAGADDYVVKPYSAAQLDARVRAVLRRAGGAAPEEPLKVGALRVDPRARTATLDGAALDLTPREFDVLHYLAARPGEVVTKRELLTEVWQLPYGGADKTVDVHLSWLRRKLGETAAEPVYLHTVRGVGVKLVEPS; translated from the coding sequence ATGGCGGACATCCTGCTCATCGAGGACGACGTGGCGATCCGTACAGCGCTCAGCCGCGGGCTGCGGGACCTCGGCCACGCCGTCTCCTCCTCGCCCACGGCGCTGGAGGGGCTGCGGCTGGCCGTACAGGACCGGCCGGACCTGATCGTGCTGGATCTGGGGCTGCCCGATCTCGACGGGGTGGAGCTGCTGCGGATGTTGCGGGCGGTCAGCCGGGTGCCGGTCATCGTGGCGACGGCCCGCGACGGGGACGCCGAGATGGTGCCGGTGCTGGACGCGGGGGCCGACGACTACGTGGTCAAGCCGTACAGTGCGGCGCAGCTCGACGCGCGGGTGCGGGCCGTGCTGCGGCGGGCCGGCGGCGCGGCGCCCGAGGAGCCGCTGAAGGTGGGGGCGCTGCGGGTGGACCCGCGGGCGCGGACCGCGACGCTGGACGGGGCCGCGCTGGACCTGACGCCGCGGGAGTTCGACGTGCTGCACTACCTGGCGGCGCGGCCGGGCGAGGTCGTCACCAAGCGGGAGCTGCTGACCGAGGTGTGGCAGCTGCCCTACGGGGGTGCCGACAAGACCGTGGACGTGCACCTGTCGTGGTTGCGCAGGAAGCTGGGCGAGACGGCCGCCGAGCCCGTGTACCTGCACACGGTGCGCGGCGTCGGGGTGAAGCTGGTCGAGCCGTCGTGA